GAAAGCTGGGTGGGAAACACCTGccagcgaggaggaggatggtgacTGGCCGTGCGGCTCATCCCGTGGGGGGGCGGATCGTGGTTCGTCGTGGCCCCGTGTGGGTGAGAGAACCCCCCCCAGTACTGCCAGGGGGGTGCCAGGACTCGGCCCTCGCCCGCCGCGGCACTGCAGCCATCGTGCGtcgctgctgccaggctgggagaaGTTGGACTGTCTGCCTTAGATACCAGGCTTCATTTGGGAAGGggaagttagatttttttttttttatcattattatgtGATGATGATTCCTGGGTGTGATTCTGCTCGTCCTCGTGCTGATCTGGAGGAGGGTTTTTCCGCGGATGGCACAGCTCGAACACACCACGGCATCCTCCCAGAGAGGCTCTTGCCAGCGCCCGGGCACGAgatctcctccctcccctggtTTTCTTCAAGCCCAACTACTGTAGCTGCCACTTCCATTGCCATTTCATTTATAGTGGGGACCAGACCCCCCCTGGAAGTGGCATGGGGGTGGGAGAACCTGTCTTTGGATACACAACCTCAAATAAAGAGATGATTTATTTTACAGACATTCCATCTCTGGCTTCTTCTGAGCTCCCACCCCTCCTCTGATTTAATTTCCCTCCCTCTTCTTGCCCTGGAAACTCCCTTTTGCACCCTAAATATGACACCTCACAGCCAAAAGTGGCTCAAATTTGGGTTGGGTTGTCCTTGTGCTGGGGCGGAGGCTTCGCTGCCGTCCCTCACTGTGTTACCTTCTGTGCTGACAAAACAAATAAGTGATTATTTGGAGACCATTTTCCCCATGAAATCTCATGTTTTCCTTAGAGATAAGAgcagaaatgcagcagctgctttttttttctttccatatttttttttgaCAGGGTGAACCGATAATCATCGCTATCACCAATGCTGTTTTCCAGCAACTGCTCCATCAGCGGAGCGAAAAACTTGATGCTGCAAGTTCACCCCAAAGAACAGCCTCAATTTCtttttagagggggaaaaaataaaactcttttggCCAGAAATCAGCCTTTTATTACGAACCATGTTGGTGTCTCATTTAACTTCCAACTAATGGAAGTTCCAACTTCCAActaaggagcggctgagggaactgggggggtttagtgtggagaagaggaggctgaggggagacctcctggccctctgcaactccctgaaaggagggtgcagagaggggggaggagtctcttgagccaaggagccagcggcaggccaagagggaatggcctcaagctgcgccagggcagggtcagactggctcttaggaaggatttctttgcagaaggggctgttgggcgttggaatgggctgcccagggcagggggggagtccccatccctggaggggttgaagagtcgggttgagccagcgctgagggatctggtggagttgggaacggtcagggggaggttcatggtggggctggaggagcttcaagggcttttccaaccgagatgattctgggattctgtgactctgtaatGTCCTATGGAAGTTGTGTCTGgtccctgccccagtgctggctgtcctgggtgggtttttttggagggggtgaAGGTCTTGCCCTGTGTTTGCCTCGATTTCCCTGTCCCAGGGGCGATGTGGGCACTGCTCGTGTGCCAGACAAAACTCTTGGAGGCATCCCATAAATAAACATGATGTGAGAGCCACAGCTGGGGCATCCACAGGGCTCGAGACCAGGAGAAGCTCATGACAGCGTTGCCTGAGATGCGCAGAAGAGGAAGACACAGGAGCAGGACATCGTCTCCCCGGGGATTTGGGCTGCCTGTCCAGAGCCAAGGGACATTTAGGGTGCGCCCAGGGTTTTTTCTGCCCTGACCTTTGGGGCCGTGTGTGTTTTGGAAGAGGGACCAAGGCTGCTTGATAGGGCCGTGTCACCTGGTTTTCTTCCCGTCGCTCCTTCTCCATCCCCTTTAAAGCCGCTGGCGGCGCAGCCCTCGCCACAGCCGAAGCGCTGCCGTGCTCCAGGATGATGCTGCAGCTCGTGCTCCTCGCCGCCCTCGCCCTCTGCGGTGCGTCTCCGCGGGAAGCCACCGGCCTCGTTGGCTGATGACAACCCCCCAGTTGGGATTGACCCCCCCCTGCACCCTCTCTCCCGCAGGACGCTGCTCCGAGCAGGATCTCGATGGGGTGCAACGGGTGGTCGGTGGGACCGAGGCGCGCTCACACGCCTGGCCTTCCCAGGTGGGTCCTTCCCGCGGTCAGACAGCAAATCCCGTGGGGGTCTCAGCCCCCCGGGACCATGCTGTGAGCCCCCCCCATGTCTCAtaccccctcctccccccccctcaGATCTCCCTCCAGTATTACTCTGGTGGCAGCTGGCATCACACctgcggagggtccctcatccAGAGAAACTGGGTGATGACCGCAGCCCATTGCGTGGATCGGTGAGTGGGAGCAGGGACCCCACCTTCCTCTTCTGGAAAAGCCATTTTCCACCAAAAACCTTTCCAAGGAGGAATTGTGGCTGTCCCAACCCAGAGAGCAACGGTCTTTTAAGGTCTTTGCTGGTCCTCCATTAAGGGGTTACCTGGACCATCTCTGTCAGCATCTTCTCGCACTGAATCTTTCTGTATCAACTCACTCCTGAAATAATCACAATTCAGGGCCTAATCCTctgttttttcacctttctggcaGTAACATGAACTTCCGCGTTGTGGCCGGCGAGCACAACCTCAACAGGAACGACGGCAGCGAGCAGGTCTTCAGCGTGAGCAAGATCATCATCAATCCCTCCTGGAACAGCAACAACGCCGCCGCGGGGTAACGCACGTGGGGAGCGGGATCTGGGGGGAGCATCGCCGGGAATGGGGGGGCCTTGCAacatcctctccctcctcttgccAGCTACGACATCGCCCTGCTCCGCCTGGCCAGCTACGCCACCTTGAACAGTTACGTGCAGCTGGCAGTCCTGCCCCAGCAGGGATCCATCCTGCCCAACGACTACCCCTGCTACATCACAGGCTGGGGGCTCACCCGCAGTGAGTGCCGGCGGGTCGTCCCcgccctaaatcaccccaaaaatgtGGGAAACGTGGGGACCTGAATGATATTTTTAAGCTCTTTGAGGTCCCAGGAGGCATCGCACAGGGCTTCGCTCTGGGGATGGAGATGCCCGACATGGGGTTggtctgggggggccctgggtggcggctgcaggctctgctgggcggggagggggggctgttGCCGTGTTTCTGGCCGTGGGTCTCGCAGGTCTTTGCCCACGTGGCATTAACCGGTGCTCGGTTGCGTGCAGCCAACGGGCAGCTCTCCAGCGTCTTGCTGCAGGCGTACCTGCCCGTGGTGGACTACCAgatctgctccagcccctcttACTGGGGCTCCACCGTCAAGCCCACCATGGTCTGTGCCGGCGGTGACGGCGTACGCTCCGGCTGCCAGGTACGGCCGCGgcatccccctttcccccctgGCATCCCGCCAGCGTCCCCGTTGCCCCATCTCACGCGGGTTCCCCGGTCTGGCAGGGTGATTCGGGCGGTCCCCTCCACTGCGCGGTGAACGGGCAGTACCAGGTCCACGGCGTCACCAGCTTTGTCTCCAGCCTGGGCTGCAACGTCGCACGCAAACCCACCGTCTTCACCCGCGTCTCTGCCTACATCTCCTGGATAAACAACGTAAGGCGACGGCGGGGCTTGGGCGGCCGCGGGCTGAGACCTGGCACTGTCGTTGCACCGATGTACCAGCTCTATCCCGGCTCGGCTCAACCGGtgcctttcttctgcttccaGGTGATAGCCCAGAACTGAGCTGTGGCAGGAGACGAGCCCAGTCCCCGGCTCGGGTGATGGACGTCATCTTCCCCCGTGTTTTGGTCGGAGGGGTTTAAGACCCGTAGCTGGTGTCAATAAAATCTGTTCCTCTCTGGCACTCTGGTGGATGCTTTCCTTGCAATCCTTTCTCCTCCAACCCTCAGCATCCTTTTCCCCTCCCATCTTCCAGACCATCCCTTTGGCCgcatccctcctcttcctcgaACCTTAGGAAAGAGCTGCGGGGAAAAGCTCTGTGCTTCCGAGGCAGCCAGAAAGTCCTGGGGagaatggaaaaggggaaaaggctGCAAATCAGCTTCATGGGCAGCAACGCGGCTCCTTGGGAACACGGAGGGGATACAGAAGGGTGTGGGGGAACACAGTCGGGATTTTTCCCTGTCACTAGCTCCATTTCTCCTCCAAATCCAACCCCCTTTGCAGTGAGAGTTTGTCAGATTTGGTGACTGTTACTGTCTCGTCCCCTGGCTGCATCCCGGAGTGTCAACTGTGCGTGGGGATAAAACACCAGCACCAAAATTGCACCAAAAGCCAAATTCAAACCCCAAACCAGACGCTTGTGGAAGAATTAAGAGGCGGGTGTAGGTTCCCCGTCACCCCTTTGGCCCACCCATGTCGCTGGGTGCTCGGGGGAGCCTTTCCGGGGGGGAGCGTGGCAGAGGGTGCCCGGGTGCTCGGCGGATGCCGGCAGCTGCCTCGCCTCGAACTTCCTCCGTAGCAAACATCAAACCGCAGCGCGCGGCCGCGAGCAGGAACGAGCTGCAGCCATGGCAGAGGGCAAGAGCGGGGGAGCCGGGCTTTTCGCCAAGCAGGTCCAGAAACGCTTCAGCCGGGCACAGGAGAAGGTACGGTGCGATGCCCACCCGCAACATCCAGCCCCAAAATCCcttggtttattttattctttaatttcttttcactgCAGCGGTGAGGGGACAGCACAACGGGCACTGcttggcacccatgggtgctcacaCGGTGTTCATTTGGGCGTTTCTGGGTCAACGTCATTGTTGCTGCATCGCTTTAGGCTCAGTGGCAtctccccagggtcccccaagCTGCCTTGGCAGCCACTGCGTTCTCTAAAAGTGGGATTTTTCCACCCAAAACGCCTTCCACAGGTTCTGGGGGGCCTGTGTGCTGCTGGCACGGGGTCCCTCGGCCTGGCAGGAGGTGACGGTCGCCAGCAGGACCCAGCGTGGGGATGGTCCCAGGAAGGCTGGTGTCACCCACACCAGCCGTGCAGGAAGCGAGGGGGAAGGGCTGCGGAAGCTGGCAGAAACGGGGCGATTCTCAGCTGGTTTGGGGCAGTTCGGggcatctctttcctttttctccccaaaaaaaGCAGGCAGCGACTCCAATTTGGGGGACGATGtgaagccccccccccccccccccccccaccagacCCACAGACTCCCGGGTTTCCTGGCTGGGGCTCAGGGCTAAATTCAGTTCTCCCGTGGCTGTATCAGCCTGAGTCAGGCTCCAGTTGCTTCCCGGGGGGGTCAACCTCTTCCTGGACACCCCAAAGCTCCCTCCCGCATGCCCCCGGCCTCACCACGCTCCTGTGATGGTGGTTCCGGAGGGAGCCTTCGGCCGCagaccatcctcatcctcagcaCGGTGTCAGCAGTGCCCGGCGAGGCAGCACCCAGGGCTTTGCCTGCACCCGTAGTCATGTGCGGGGATGTTTTGGGGTACGCGGGGCTGCACTGATAGGGTTTTATAGGGTAGGGTGATGGGTTAGTACCCAAAAAGTCACTGTCCTCctctaaaaaataaaagcaccaaGGGATGCGCCAAAATTTTGCACCCCCCCATCCAAATCCCTGCTCGGCGTCGGCTCTGCCAGATCCTCAGCATCCCCCGAGAGGGGCTTTTGCCAGGGACGACCCCGGGAGGTAGAGCCCGGGGGGCAGCGCCGAGCCTGGGGCTGACGAGTTTCCCCACGTCTCCATCTCTCTTCATCCCAGGTTTTGCAGAAATTGGGCAAAACGGTAGAAACCAAAGATGAGCAGTTCGAGCAAAGCGCCTACAACTTCCATCTGCAGCAGGTCACACAGGGGAGCGGGAAAGTGGGGGCACGGGGACATGCCTGCACCACCCCTTGGCCCCGCTGCCTCCCGGGGTCCCTCGGTCCCTGCTGGGCTCGGGGTGATTTCCACGGGGTGACCCTGAGGTGTCCCCTCCCCGcgttgctttgcagaatgaaggcAATAAACTCTACAAAGACCTCAAGGCTTTCCTCGGCGCGGTGAAAGGTACGGCCCCCCTCCCCGTAAATACACCGGGAGAAACCTGGGGGCACCACCCACGGAGGAGCCGGGAGGGGGTTGAGCATCGTTGTGTTTTCTTACCCAGgatagtaaataataataatttaaaataacaaaaattaatgaataataaataatatttttgcatCCCCCGGCCGGGCTGCAGTGATGCACGAGAGCTCCCGGAAAGTGGCCGAAACACTGCAGGAGATTTACAGCACCGACTGGGACGGTCACGAGGAGCTGAGAGCCATCGCAGATGTGAGCCCCTTGACATGCTCCCACCGTCCCCAAGGGTCCCCTTCGAGCATCGGGGGGGCCAGCGAGCTGAGCCAAGGGGGTCCCAGGGGATGCAGCCCAGCACGTACAGCCggaggggaggctgagggggggCAGAATCTGGGCGTTATACCCCTGTCCCCCCTTTTTCCACCCCGCAGAGCAATGACCTCCTGTGGGACGACTACGAGGCGAAGCTGGCTGACCAAGCCCTGCGGTTGATGGAGAACTACCTGGCTCAGTTTGGTGACTTTAAGGTACCCCCCGTGCGTAGTGTCGGTGCCcggggggggagatggggatgcGGGGGCCAGATCCTGGctcaccttcccccccccccggcacaggAGCGCATTGCCAAGAGGGGCCGTAAGCTGGTGGACTACGACAGCGCCCGGCATCACCTGGAAGCTCTGCAAAGCGCCAAGAAAAAGGACGAGGCGAAAATTGCCAAGGTCAAACCTTCCACAGGACCCCTGCCCGGCACAGCCCCCCCATGCCCCGGCAGTGCTGGCAAAGCCACggcccccccttccctccccacaggcTGAGGAAGAGTTTAATAAAGCCCAAGCGGTGTTTGAAGACCTGAATAGGGACCTTCGGGAGGAGCTGCCGGTTCTGTACGGCAGGTACCGGGGGTGTCACAGCAGCTGGGGGACATCGGGGGGCTGGAGGGTATTGCATGGGCGGGGGGGCACTGCGGGGCTGGGGGAGTCACAGGAGGTGGGGCAGTCACAGGAGCCAGGGGACGTTTCAGGGGCTGGGGGACATcgagggggctgggggccatcacagggctggggctgtcgCAGGGACTGGGGGACATcacggggctggggcaggcacgTGGCCCCGGGGTATGATCCTGCCCAGAAGCCAACGGCATCCACAGCCCCCCCCCGTTTGCAAGGGGGGAGGCAAAGGCAGCCCCTCCCAACCCCCTCGGGGGTCCCCTCGAAAAAACAGAATCTGAGCAAAAGGTCCCTAAAAATCGGTCGCTGAGCCCCGGGACACGGCTGGGTGCTGGCGCCAGTGGGTGGGTGACGTTTCCCCGCCCCCCATGGTGGGAAGAAGTGGGGATTTCTCCCAAAAGGCCCCAGCGGTGACACAACGGTGGCCCCGAGGGACATCGGCCACGGGTGGCTGTGACAGCCGGGAGGTGGCAGCACCACCGCTGCAGCAGGGACAAACGTCCAGGGCCACTTCGTCCTCACCCCGAGGGTTTATTCGCCGTCCCCCACCTCCACGGGGACCCCGGATGATGGGTGCTCACCGgctgggtgctcagcaccccaaccccccgcccccgccgtgTTTTCCCTCCCGCAGCCGCATCGCCTGCTACGTGACCATCTTCCAGAACATCTCCAACCTCCGCGACGTCTTCTACAAGGAGATGAGCAAGGTGGGGGGGAGGcagcaccccaaaacacctcaCCCCTTGCCCCCCCCGCAGTCCTGTAGCCGTCCCTGGGTGCTCTGGCTACGTCGGTGCTGGCCACCCACCCTGAGTCCTTGCTGCTcttcatttaatttaataatttagaGCAGCTCAAGGATGTTCATGGTGCTGCTGGGTGATGGgtggcaccggggggggggggggccctctGATGTgtttctctcccccctcccctctcctcgcAGCTCAACCGCGACCTCTACGAGGTGATGAGCAAACTGGACAAGCAGCACTCCAGCAAAGTCTTCATCGTTAAAGGCGTCTCCAGGTAAACGAGCGGGTGAGctccggcgggggggggggggggggggggggcgcttcAAGTGGCCGAATCGCCCCCAACACCCCGAGAAGCAGAGGGGCGACGCAGTCCCCAGCCCTGGCATGGGTGAGCACCTCCCCACGCTGGGCTGAGGGCGCTTTGGTGGTGCCAGGTTAATTAATTTGGGTCATTTGCCGACCGTGCCGGACTGGGAAGCATCACCCACAAGCCGGAGCTGCGATGCCACAGCGCCACGTGTCCCCAAGGATGACACTTGCAGGAGGGGGGGTTAACCTCCTGTGTCCTCCCCCCACACAGCAACCGGCGCTCCCTGGTCATCTCCTCACCCGTGAGCCCCCCGGCCATGTTCCCCTGCCCAGGGAAGGCTCCAGACTGGCAGCCCGTGGTGGAAGCGGAGGCAACGGCGGGGCCCCCCGGGATGGGCAGCGGTGCCATCGACGCCACCTCCAACGGGGAACTGGGTGCCACCATCCCCAGCCCGCCACCGGCTTCGCCCGCCAGCGGTGGGTCCCTGTCGGAGACGGCGTCAGTGTCCAGCGAGGAGGCCCCAGAGCTCGGCCCTGGCCCCGAAGCTCTGTCCCATGAGCAAGGGACGTCGGTGGCAGCCACGGAGCCGGGCGCCGACTTCCCCGGGCTCGCTGACAGCCAGGGTCGGGAGCCGGCGGGGGTGGCCAGCGGGGCACAGGCGGAGGCCGAGGGCATCGCCACCTCCCTGGCATCGCTGATTTTAGCCGAGGCCATTGCCCAGGCCACCAGCACCGCGCCACCGGAGCCAGAAAGAGCCACGGCAGGGCTGGAGGCGAGCAAGGCCCCGGCCACCGCAGGGGACCCCCGTCAGCCAGACGGCGCAGTCCCCAACGGCGAGGGCCAGGCGCGTcccagggagccaccagccctggcaccccccagccctgcagccg
The window above is part of the Strix uralensis isolate ZFMK-TIS-50842 chromosome 33, bStrUra1, whole genome shotgun sequence genome. Proteins encoded here:
- the CELA1 gene encoding chymotrypsin-like elastase family member 1, with product MTTPQLGLTPPCTLSPAGRCSEQDLDGVQRVVGGTEARSHAWPSQISLQYYSGGSWHHTCGGSLIQRNWVMTAAHCVDRNMNFRVVAGEHNLNRNDGSEQVFSVSKIIINPSWNSNNAAAGYDIALLRLASYATLNSYVQLAVLPQQGSILPNDYPCYITGWGLTRTNGQLSSVLLQAYLPVVDYQICSSPSYWGSTVKPTMVCAGGDGVRSGCQGDSGGPLHCAVNGQYQVHGVTSFVSSLGCNVARKPTVFTRVSAYISWINNVRRRRGLGGRGLRPGTVVAPMYQLYPGSAQPVPFFCFQVIAQN
- the BIN2 gene encoding bridging integrator 2, yielding MAEGKSGGAGLFAKQVQKRFSRAQEKVLQKLGKTVETKDEQFEQSAYNFHLQQNEGNKLYKDLKAFLGAVKVMHESSRKVAETLQEIYSTDWDGHEELRAIADSNDLLWDDYEAKLADQALRLMENYLAQFGDFKERIAKRGRKLVDYDSARHHLEALQSAKKKDEAKIAKAEEEFNKAQAVFEDLNRDLREELPVLYGSRIACYVTIFQNISNLRDVFYKEMSKLNRDLYEVMSKLDKQHSSKVFIVKGVSSNRRSLVISSPVSPPAMFPCPGKAPDWQPVVEAEATAGPPGMGSGAIDATSNGELGATIPSPPPASPASGGSLSETASVSSEEAPELGPGPEALSHEQGTSVAATEPGADFPGLADSQGREPAGVASGAQAEAEGIATSLASLILAEAIAQATSTAPPEPERATAGLEASKAPATAGDPRQPDGAVPNGEGQARPREPPALAPPSPAAEAPACPSPGGGREPSGLGGATGGHSDSKESVEVVDVQPKVAKTQMGLDLALDVASSGCTKGGGSPSSSPAQERGCSRAQEQDTSQDVSRDPPPAATPSQDPTETLTSL